From a region of the Constantimarinum furrinae genome:
- a CDS encoding class I SAM-dependent methyltransferase produces the protein MSGCLLCHSNATEQVLEDKSILFLKCSQCGSIFKHPEAFPTPTEEKERYLLHENDINDPGYRAFVAPVVDRISSDRTPRHFGLDFGAGPGPVIAKLLSEKGFNIALYDPFFYPDPSVLNKMFDFIICCEVIEHFHDPFTEFQRLKNLLHPGGTLYGMTHLLPDLNHFKDWYYKDDPTHVIFYSKENLNWIKKNFGFKELEISDRLIVMSL, from the coding sequence ATGTCGGGCTGTCTGTTGTGCCATAGTAATGCTACAGAACAGGTATTAGAAGACAAATCGATTCTTTTTCTGAAATGTTCCCAATGTGGATCCATATTTAAACATCCTGAAGCTTTCCCAACTCCTACAGAAGAAAAGGAGCGCTATTTGCTTCATGAGAATGACATAAACGACCCGGGTTATCGAGCTTTTGTAGCTCCGGTAGTCGATCGAATATCATCCGATCGAACTCCCAGGCATTTCGGGCTTGATTTTGGTGCCGGTCCCGGACCGGTGATCGCTAAACTGCTATCTGAAAAAGGATTTAATATAGCATTATACGACCCTTTTTTTTATCCGGATCCTTCGGTACTCAACAAAATGTTCGATTTTATTATCTGTTGTGAAGTGATCGAACATTTTCACGATCCATTTACAGAATTTCAACGCCTGAAAAACCTTTTACATCCGGGTGGAACATTGTATGGAATGACCCATTTGTTACCGGATTTAAATCACTTTAAAGATTGGTATTACAAGGACGACCCAACTCATGTTATTTTTTATTCGAAAGAAAATCTGAATTGGATCAAGAAGAATTTTGGATTTAAGGAACTCGAAATTTCTGATAGGCTAATTGTGATGAGTCTATAG
- a CDS encoding lipopolysaccharide kinase InaA family protein: MAKTVVVHSDFKALGSQLQEAISGFDANIDFVTKGERNVIKKVSIGDSVFTIKRFKEPGIFNALVYQFLRKSKAKRSFEYAIRLIDLGINTPRPVAYFERFSFGLKDSYYISEHIAYDLDFRVLNHNPEYPNRDEILRQVAAFTFKLHENNVNFLDHSPGNTLIKVSGEGQFDFYLIDLNRMRFEPMDLDARMKNFRRLWLSKRMINVMAAAYAQLSGHSQSKIHELMTKYSRQFQKKVNSKKIRKRKKNKLH; this comes from the coding sequence ATGGCGAAAACGGTTGTGGTGCATTCAGATTTCAAGGCCTTGGGTTCCCAATTGCAGGAAGCGATTTCCGGCTTTGATGCGAATATTGATTTTGTGACCAAAGGCGAACGCAATGTGATCAAAAAAGTGAGTATAGGTGACTCTGTGTTTACTATTAAACGTTTTAAGGAGCCGGGAATTTTTAATGCTTTGGTATACCAGTTTCTTCGGAAGAGCAAGGCAAAACGGTCGTTTGAGTACGCTATAAGGCTAATTGATCTGGGAATTAATACGCCAAGGCCGGTGGCTTATTTTGAAAGATTTTCCTTCGGATTAAAAGACAGCTATTACATTAGCGAACATATAGCATACGATCTCGATTTCAGAGTCTTAAATCACAATCCCGAATATCCAAACCGGGATGAGATCTTACGACAAGTAGCTGCGTTTACTTTTAAATTGCATGAGAACAATGTGAATTTTCTGGATCACTCTCCGGGAAATACACTTATAAAGGTTAGCGGAGAAGGGCAATTCGATTTTTATCTCATCGATCTTAACCGCATGCGTTTCGAACCCATGGATCTGGATGCCAGGATGAAGAATTTCAGAAGATTATGGCTATCAAAACGGATGATCAATGTCATGGCAGCAGCGTATGCCCAACTTTCGGGACATTCCCAATCCAAGATTCATGAGTTGATGACAAAGTACAGCCGACAATTTCAGAAGAAAGTGAATTCAAAGAAGATCAGAAAGCGCAAAAAGAACAAACTGCATTAA
- the def gene encoding peptide deformylase, with protein MILPIVAYGDPVLRKEATEIDADYPKLDTLIENMFDTMYGARGIGLAAPQIGLPIRLFIVDASPFEDDEDLSEEEQEFVSTFKKVFINARILEEDGDEWAFNEGCLSIPEINEDVFRKPKVTIEYYDENFKKYTDTFEGIVARIIQHEYDHIEGILFTDKLSVLKKRLIKGKLANISKGKIDVKYRMKFPMAKKKR; from the coding sequence ATGATACTACCCATTGTAGCTTATGGCGACCCGGTTCTAAGAAAGGAAGCAACCGAAATTGATGCCGATTATCCGAAACTGGATACTCTAATTGAAAATATGTTCGACACCATGTACGGTGCACGAGGTATCGGACTTGCAGCACCTCAAATAGGATTACCTATCCGGCTGTTTATAGTAGATGCATCACCTTTTGAGGATGACGAAGACCTTTCGGAGGAAGAGCAAGAGTTTGTTTCAACCTTTAAAAAAGTGTTTATCAATGCCCGTATTCTGGAAGAAGATGGAGACGAATGGGCATTTAATGAAGGGTGTTTAAGTATTCCCGAGATCAATGAGGATGTCTTCAGAAAACCCAAAGTGACCATCGAGTATTACGACGAGAACTTTAAAAAGTATACCGACACCTTTGAAGGGATCGTTGCCCGTATCATTCAGCATGAATACGATCATATAGAAGGAATTTTGTTTACCGACAAACTATCGGTTCTTAAAAAGCGTTTAATAAAGGGGAAACTTGCCAATATTTCGAAAGGAAAGATCGACGTTAAGTACCGAATGAAATTTCCTATGGCTAAAAAGAAACGTTAA
- a CDS encoding glycosyltransferase family 9 protein translates to MQLKKILVIQNKRIGDVLISSVIANNIKKVFPKSHITYFVYDYTTGVLQNNPNIDEIISANDKELKKLPNLFKAIREVRKAKYDIIFDPYAKFQSRMMCLFSGAEYRIGLKRAHKDLKLPFYTHPISFLKNRTKDCGKAIEDRINMITSVFPLSQADHEPRIFLTSEEKKYSGASHLRPPVLMLGVLGSTPQKSMPYEYIATLIDYITATYTCTLLFNYAPHQKTEALKVYDMCRDKEQIDLSIYEDSIRGFIQLMNQCDLLVANEGGSVHITKALHKPTFTIYSPYVNKEHWCSFEDGKTHESVHLLEEKPDLFSSFTLEERRKIEEDPESLYRQLGPELILQKLKPFLAHHLKSAEK, encoded by the coding sequence ATGCAACTGAAGAAAATACTCGTAATACAGAACAAAAGAATTGGCGACGTGCTCATTAGCTCGGTCATTGCCAACAACATAAAAAAAGTATTTCCGAAGAGCCATATCACCTACTTTGTCTACGATTATACGACCGGGGTGCTTCAAAATAATCCCAATATAGACGAGATCATTTCGGCCAATGACAAAGAGCTGAAGAAACTACCAAATCTTTTTAAAGCGATACGAGAGGTCCGAAAGGCTAAATACGACATAATCTTCGATCCCTACGCCAAGTTTCAAAGCCGGATGATGTGCTTGTTTTCTGGGGCTGAGTATCGTATCGGACTGAAACGCGCTCATAAAGACTTAAAGCTTCCCTTCTACACACATCCCATAAGTTTTCTGAAAAACCGAACGAAAGACTGCGGAAAAGCGATCGAAGACCGAATTAATATGATCACTTCGGTATTTCCTTTATCACAAGCCGATCATGAACCTAGAATATTTCTCACTTCCGAAGAAAAAAAATACTCAGGTGCATCGCATTTACGTCCGCCGGTCCTAATGCTGGGCGTTCTGGGGAGCACCCCTCAAAAATCCATGCCCTACGAATATATCGCGACACTCATCGATTATATTACGGCAACCTATACGTGTACCCTCCTATTTAATTATGCCCCTCATCAAAAAACGGAAGCTTTAAAGGTCTATGACATGTGCCGGGACAAAGAACAGATCGATCTTAGTATTTATGAAGATTCTATCCGCGGATTTATACAATTAATGAATCAATGTGATCTGTTGGTTGCCAATGAAGGCGGAAGTGTTCATATCACCAAAGCACTTCACAAACCTACATTTACCATCTACTCCCCTTATGTGAACAAAGAACACTGGTGCAGTTTTGAAGACGGTAAAACCCACGAATCTGTTCATTTATTGGAAGAAAAACCCGATCTTTTCAGTAGCTTTACGTTAGAAGAACGACGTAAGATCGAAGAAGATCCTGAATCGCTTTACCGGCAATTGGGCCCGGAGTTAATTCTTCAGAAATTAAAACCATTTCTGGCACATCATTTAAAATCGGCTGAAAAATAG
- the mazG gene encoding nucleoside triphosphate pyrophosphohydrolase: MNSRKDQLKAIDRLLTIMDELRKQCPWDKKQTMLSLRHLTIEETYELGDAILDNDLQEVKKELGDLLLHIIFYAKIGSETNDFDIAEVANDICEKLISRHPHIYGDVTVKDEEEVKQNWENLKLKEGKKSVLEGVPKSLPALVKANRIQDKVAGVGFDWEEPQQVFEKLKEELEELQHEVNEGNEKKIEEEFGDVLFSMINYARFLKVDPENALERTNKKFIKRFQYLESKAKGQGKAMKDMTLAEMDVYWEEAKRL; the protein is encoded by the coding sequence ATGAATTCCAGAAAAGACCAACTAAAGGCCATAGACCGCTTACTCACTATCATGGATGAGTTAAGGAAGCAATGTCCGTGGGATAAGAAACAAACCATGCTAAGCCTTCGGCATCTCACCATCGAAGAGACCTATGAGCTGGGTGATGCCATTCTCGATAATGATCTTCAAGAAGTAAAGAAAGAACTGGGCGATCTGTTATTACACATTATTTTTTATGCTAAAATAGGTAGTGAAACCAATGATTTTGATATAGCCGAGGTCGCCAACGATATCTGTGAAAAGTTAATTTCCCGTCACCCGCATATCTATGGCGATGTGACGGTTAAGGATGAAGAAGAGGTAAAGCAGAACTGGGAAAATCTAAAACTTAAGGAAGGTAAAAAAAGTGTGCTGGAAGGCGTACCTAAATCTTTGCCGGCCTTAGTTAAGGCAAACCGTATCCAGGATAAGGTTGCCGGTGTAGGTTTCGATTGGGAAGAGCCGCAGCAGGTATTTGAAAAATTAAAGGAAGAGTTGGAAGAATTGCAGCATGAAGTAAATGAAGGCAATGAAAAAAAGATCGAAGAAGAATTTGGCGATGTGTTGTTCTCAATGATCAATTATGCTCGCTTTCTCAAGGTAGACCCGGAAAATGCGCTTGAGCGAACCAATAAAAAATTCATAAAGCGTTTTCAATATCTCGAATCCAAAGCCAAGGGACAGGGGAAAGCCATGAAGGATATGACATTGGCCGAAATGGATGTGTACTGGGAAGAAGCGAAGCGATTATAA
- the ruvX gene encoding Holliday junction resolvase RuvX: MGRVLAIDFGTKRCGIAVTDELQLIASGLTTVERKDMMDFLSDYLISEEVELILIGEPKQKDGSPSDVEEHILKFIKKFSEAFPKQEILRVDERYTSKMAFQTMIDSGLKKKQRQNKALLDEISATIILQEYLYNK; the protein is encoded by the coding sequence ATGGGACGTGTATTAGCCATAGATTTTGGGACCAAACGCTGCGGAATTGCTGTAACCGATGAGCTTCAGTTAATTGCTTCGGGGTTGACTACAGTAGAGCGGAAAGACATGATGGATTTTTTGAGTGATTATCTCATTTCAGAAGAAGTGGAGCTGATCCTTATTGGGGAACCCAAACAAAAAGACGGTAGTCCGAGTGATGTAGAAGAACATATTCTTAAATTCATAAAGAAATTTTCTGAAGCCTTTCCGAAGCAGGAGATCTTAAGAGTAGACGAACGGTACACCAGTAAAATGGCCTTTCAGACGATGATCGACAGCGGACTCAAAAAAAAGCAAAGACAAAACAAAGCACTGCTCGACGAGATTAGTGCCACTATAATTTTGCAGGAATACCTGTATAATAAATAG
- a CDS encoding glycosyltransferase family 2 protein: MSTVSVIVSTYNQPQWLQKALWGFRHQTHKTFELIIADDGSSEETTDLITEFQKNSSLTIQHVWQEDKGFRKTRILNKAIVASTGEYLIFTDGDCIPRNDLVARHLKHRKQQCFLSGGYFKLPLDISEAITENDIETQRCFDVNWLVDVGLKKTFKTRKLNSYGLSEKLLNTFTPTKATWDGNNASGWRTDILDVNGFDERMQYGGEDRELGERLINNGIKPVQVRYSAITLHLDHPRGYVTDDMLEKNKQIRKETKRQKRVWTSFGIKKND, from the coding sequence TTGAGCACAGTATCGGTCATCGTTTCTACTTATAACCAGCCGCAGTGGTTGCAAAAAGCCCTATGGGGATTCCGGCATCAAACACATAAGACCTTTGAGTTAATTATCGCAGACGATGGTTCTTCCGAAGAAACCACCGACCTTATTACTGAATTTCAGAAAAACTCATCGTTAACTATTCAGCACGTATGGCAGGAGGACAAGGGATTCCGGAAAACCAGGATCCTCAATAAGGCGATCGTTGCATCCACCGGCGAATATTTGATCTTTACCGATGGGGATTGCATTCCGAGGAACGATCTTGTTGCCCGGCACCTTAAGCACCGGAAACAGCAGTGTTTTCTATCGGGTGGGTATTTTAAATTACCATTGGATATTTCCGAAGCGATCACAGAAAATGATATTGAAACACAACGCTGTTTTGATGTTAACTGGTTGGTTGATGTGGGACTTAAAAAGACCTTTAAAACCAGGAAGTTAAATTCCTATGGGCTTTCAGAAAAGCTCTTAAACACATTTACGCCAACTAAAGCTACCTGGGACGGGAATAATGCATCTGGATGGCGGACAGATATTCTGGATGTAAATGGTTTTGATGAGCGCATGCAGTATGGGGGCGAGGACAGGGAACTTGGTGAGCGACTTATCAACAACGGAATTAAACCCGTACAGGTAAGATATAGCGCGATTACCCTTCATTTAGACCATCCCCGGGGTTATGTTACCGACGACATGCTTGAAAAAAACAAGCAGATTCGCAAAGAGACCAAACGACAAAAGCGCGTTTGGACATCCTTCGGGATAAAAAAAAATGATTAA
- a CDS encoding 2,3,4,5-tetrahydropyridine-2,6-dicarboxylate N-succinyltransferase yields the protein MKQLQEQINKAWDDRSLLTNTETIAAIREVVKLCDEGVLRCAEPTASGWQVNEWVKKAVVLYFPIQKMETMEAGIFEYHDKIPLKSGYEAKGIRVVPHAVARYGAYISKGVIMMPSYVNIGAFVDEGTMVDTWATVGSCAQIGKNVHLSGGVGIGGVLEPLQAAPVIIEDNAFIGSRSIVVEGVRVEKEAVLGANVVLTASTKIIDVTGDSPKEMKGLVPSRSVVIPGSYTKQFPAGEFQVSCALIIGKRKESTNKKTSLNDALREYDVAV from the coding sequence ATGAAACAACTTCAGGAACAAATCAATAAAGCATGGGACGACCGCTCCTTATTAACTAATACCGAAACCATAGCTGCGATCCGGGAAGTCGTAAAACTCTGTGATGAAGGCGTGCTGCGTTGTGCCGAGCCCACTGCCAGCGGATGGCAGGTAAACGAATGGGTGAAAAAAGCTGTCGTTCTCTATTTTCCTATACAGAAGATGGAAACCATGGAAGCGGGTATCTTTGAGTATCACGATAAAATTCCGTTGAAGAGTGGCTATGAAGCCAAAGGGATACGAGTAGTGCCTCATGCTGTTGCCCGTTACGGTGCTTATATTTCTAAAGGAGTGATCATGATGCCGAGTTACGTGAATATTGGCGCTTTTGTTGATGAAGGCACTATGGTCGATACCTGGGCAACGGTAGGTAGTTGTGCTCAGATTGGGAAGAACGTGCATTTAAGTGGAGGTGTTGGTATTGGCGGGGTACTCGAGCCACTTCAGGCCGCACCTGTTATCATTGAAGACAATGCGTTTATTGGCTCCCGTTCTATAGTCGTCGAAGGCGTTAGGGTTGAAAAGGAAGCGGTTTTGGGTGCCAATGTGGTTCTTACTGCCTCTACCAAGATCATAGATGTTACCGGTGACAGTCCGAAAGAGATGAAAGGATTGGTGCCTTCGCGTTCTGTGGTGATTCCCGGAAGTTATACAAAACAGTTTCCTGCTGGAGAATTTCAAGTGAGTTGTGCGCTTATCATCGGCAAACGAAAGGAGAGTACCAATAAAAAGACTTCGTTAAACGATGCCTTGCGCGAATACGATGTTGCGGTTTAA
- a CDS encoding class I SAM-dependent methyltransferase produces the protein MSNTCRICGNTEDNTKYTAREMMYGSRKEFGYFQCDSCDCLQIETIPENMDTYYPEDYYSFDKYDGKKFEGLKGAIKKSQYKAAALSGSCYQKTLGKLFGKKEYDIFNDLEVTQTTRILDVGCGNGRNFLYPLAEVGFTNVSGCDPYLEETIAYGNGLTIENVSVVDMEGNFEIITYHHAFEHLERPLLNLEKVYELLTDNGVCIIRIPTVSSHAWEHYGTDWVQLDAPRHFFLYSIKSMEILAQKTGFEIYNVEFDSTHFQFTGSEKYRNDIPLSDPKSKGLLDSIQRKFDEYNYGLQANKLNKDDFGDQAAFYLRKK, from the coding sequence ATGAGCAATACCTGTAGAATTTGCGGAAATACTGAAGACAATACCAAGTATACCGCACGCGAGATGATGTATGGTTCAAGGAAGGAATTCGGGTATTTTCAATGTGACAGCTGCGATTGCCTGCAAATTGAGACTATTCCGGAAAATATGGATACGTACTACCCGGAGGATTATTACAGTTTCGACAAATATGACGGAAAGAAATTCGAAGGTCTCAAAGGGGCAATAAAAAAGAGTCAGTATAAGGCTGCTGCCCTTAGTGGGAGCTGTTATCAGAAAACACTTGGGAAGCTCTTCGGAAAAAAAGAATACGATATTTTTAACGATCTGGAAGTTACTCAAACCACAAGGATCCTTGATGTGGGCTGTGGAAACGGCCGTAATTTTCTATATCCTCTTGCCGAAGTTGGCTTTACCAATGTAAGTGGTTGCGACCCTTATCTGGAAGAAACGATTGCGTATGGCAACGGACTCACCATAGAAAACGTAAGTGTGGTTGATATGGAAGGAAACTTCGAAATTATCACCTACCACCATGCCTTCGAACACCTTGAACGACCGTTGCTAAATCTTGAAAAAGTTTACGAACTGCTAACAGACAATGGGGTATGTATAATTAGAATTCCAACGGTTTCTTCTCACGCCTGGGAACATTACGGAACCGATTGGGTGCAATTGGATGCTCCAAGACACTTTTTCCTGTATTCCATAAAAAGTATGGAGATTCTCGCTCAAAAAACCGGCTTCGAGATCTATAATGTCGAATTCGATTCAACACATTTCCAATTCACCGGAAGTGAGAAATACCGGAATGATATTCCGTTGTCCGACCCCAAATCGAAAGGTTTGTTAGATTCTATTCAGAGAAAATTCGACGAATACAACTACGGCTTGCAGGCCAATAAGCTCAATAAGGACGATTTTGGCGATCAGGCAGCCTTTTATTTAAGGAAGAAATAG
- a CDS encoding DUF5606 family protein — MSLEKILSIAGKPGLYQLKAQTRGGFLAESLLDGKKISVSTRHNVSLLSEIAIYTLTEEVPLREVFSKIAEKEDKGQAISHKAPKIELEEYFFEILPDYDEDRVYASDIKKVVQWYNLLQKNGITDFSESEADTSEEE; from the coding sequence ATGAGTTTAGAGAAAATATTATCCATTGCCGGGAAACCCGGATTATATCAATTAAAAGCACAAACCCGTGGCGGATTTCTGGCTGAATCGTTGTTGGACGGAAAGAAGATAAGTGTGAGTACCCGCCATAACGTGAGTTTACTTTCGGAGATCGCCATTTATACCCTTACAGAAGAAGTACCGCTGCGCGAAGTTTTTTCTAAAATTGCTGAAAAGGAAGATAAAGGTCAGGCGATTAGTCATAAAGCTCCTAAGATCGAGCTTGAAGAATATTTCTTTGAAATATTACCCGATTACGACGAAGACCGTGTTTATGCCAGCGATATTAAAAAAGTAGTGCAATGGTATAATTTGCTTCAAAAGAACGGAATTACCGATTTCTCCGAAAGTGAAGCCGACACTTCCGAAGAAGAATAG
- a CDS encoding glycosyltransferase family 2 protein, translating into MQAIDTSIIISTYNSPVWLEKVLYGYNNQTYRRFEIVIADDGSKPETGQLIERLRKEVFFPIEHVWHEDNGFQKSQILNKAIIACNTSYIIMSDGDCIPRKDFVEQHVKYREEGYFLSGGYFMLPRTISERITKEDIYTEKCFDVSWLKQHGLKSSFKNNKLNSGNLKAGILNAITPTNASWNGHNASGWKEDIIAVNGFDERMQYGGQDRELGERLVNYGLKSKQIRYNAVVIHLDHPRGYKNQESIDKNRAIRKATREEQKKWTPYGIVKKEASV; encoded by the coding sequence ATGCAAGCGATAGATACTTCCATAATTATAAGCACCTACAACTCACCTGTATGGCTGGAAAAGGTCCTGTATGGTTATAACAACCAAACTTATCGCAGGTTCGAGATCGTTATTGCCGATGACGGTTCAAAACCGGAAACGGGGCAGTTAATTGAACGATTAAGAAAAGAAGTGTTTTTTCCAATCGAGCATGTTTGGCATGAAGACAATGGGTTTCAAAAGTCACAGATTCTCAATAAAGCCATCATTGCGTGCAACACATCCTATATTATCATGAGTGACGGCGATTGCATTCCGCGGAAGGATTTTGTGGAGCAGCATGTAAAATACCGGGAGGAAGGATATTTTTTAAGCGGAGGCTATTTTATGCTGCCAAGGACTATTTCTGAAAGGATCACCAAAGAAGACATTTATACCGAAAAATGCTTTGATGTTAGCTGGTTAAAGCAACATGGGCTTAAATCCTCCTTTAAAAACAACAAGCTCAATTCAGGAAATCTAAAAGCCGGAATTCTAAATGCCATTACACCTACTAATGCCAGTTGGAACGGACATAATGCTTCAGGTTGGAAGGAGGATATTATCGCGGTCAATGGCTTCGATGAACGTATGCAGTATGGCGGACAAGACAGGGAACTGGGAGAACGCCTTGTAAATTATGGCTTGAAAAGCAAACAAATTCGCTACAATGCGGTAGTCATTCATCTGGATCATCCCAGAGGATATAAGAATCAGGAGTCTATTGATAAAAACAGGGCAATTCGTAAGGCAACAAGGGAAGAGCAAAAAAAATGGACCCCCTATGGAATCGTTAAAAAAGAAGCTTCAGTTTGA
- a CDS encoding class I SAM-dependent methyltransferase has protein sequence MNILDKFHHWRRKQRWNKQYKKGRWDSLQSEKEAKRYHQIIDYLKEYAPQTPTILDIGCGDGVLNQRMGDYEFSYFLGLDFSKESIKKAIAKEFRNSEFITADIIGYTPSRNFDVIVFNEAFYYIHDSEKEKVLNQMLDHLNPNGLIITSIYREGTGCWEYFKENTKLTELDFTTVTTDEELRYWKIGAYRKN, from the coding sequence ATGAACATCCTCGACAAATTTCACCATTGGCGCCGAAAACAACGCTGGAATAAACAGTACAAAAAAGGACGTTGGGATAGTTTACAAAGTGAAAAAGAGGCGAAACGATATCATCAGATCATTGATTATCTAAAGGAATATGCACCACAAACCCCAACGATCCTCGATATTGGTTGTGGAGACGGCGTCCTTAATCAGCGAATGGGTGATTACGAATTCAGTTATTTTCTGGGTTTGGATTTTTCGAAAGAATCGATTAAAAAAGCGATAGCAAAAGAGTTTCGAAACTCAGAATTCATAACGGCAGATATCATTGGCTATACTCCATCACGAAATTTTGATGTGATCGTCTTTAACGAAGCCTTTTACTATATTCACGATTCAGAAAAGGAAAAGGTACTTAACCAAATGCTGGATCATCTCAACCCTAACGGACTCATTATTACTTCTATTTATCGCGAAGGAACCGGCTGCTGGGAGTATTTTAAGGAAAATACGAAATTAACCGAACTGGACTTTACGACAGTCACTACAGACGAAGAGCTGCGCTACTGGAAAATAGGCGCATATCGCAAAAATTAA